One genomic window of Streptomyces spiramyceticus includes the following:
- a CDS encoding ATP-binding cassette domain-containing protein, with protein MVHVSATPVLALRGVSKRFGAVQALTDVELEVHAGEVVALVGDNGAGKSTLVKTIAGVHPIDDGVIEWEGGSVQINKPHDAQNLGIATVYQDLALCDNIDVVGNLYLGREIRKRGILNEVEMERRARELLTTLSIRIPSVRIPIASLSGGQRQTVAIARSMLGEPKLVILDEPTAALGVEQTAQVLDLVERLRERGHAVILISHNMADVKAVADKVAVLRLGRNNGVFDVKTTSQEEIISAITGATDNAVTRRAARNGEAQK; from the coding sequence ATGGTTCACGTGTCCGCTACGCCCGTGCTGGCGTTGCGAGGGGTCTCCAAGCGGTTCGGTGCCGTCCAGGCGCTCACCGACGTAGAGCTTGAGGTCCACGCCGGTGAAGTGGTCGCCCTGGTGGGCGACAACGGAGCCGGCAAGTCCACGCTGGTCAAGACCATTGCTGGCGTCCACCCCATCGATGACGGTGTCATCGAGTGGGAAGGCGGCTCCGTACAGATCAACAAGCCCCACGACGCCCAGAACCTCGGCATCGCGACCGTCTACCAGGACCTCGCGCTCTGCGACAACATCGACGTCGTCGGCAACCTCTACCTCGGCCGGGAGATCCGCAAGCGCGGCATCCTCAACGAGGTCGAGATGGAGCGCCGCGCCCGCGAGCTCCTCACCACGCTGTCCATCCGGATCCCGAGCGTGCGCATCCCGATCGCCTCGCTCTCCGGCGGTCAGCGCCAGACCGTGGCCATCGCCCGCTCGATGCTCGGTGAGCCCAAGCTCGTCATCCTCGACGAGCCCACCGCGGCCCTCGGCGTCGAGCAGACCGCCCAGGTCCTCGACCTCGTCGAGCGGCTGCGCGAGCGCGGCCACGCGGTCATCCTCATCAGCCACAACATGGCGGACGTCAAGGCCGTCGCGGACAAGGTGGCGGTCCTCAGGCTGGGCCGTAACAACGGCGTCTTCGACGTCAAGACCACCTCGCAGGAAGAGATCATTTCCGCCATCACCGGTGCCACGGACAACGCCGTGACCCGCCGTGCGGCGCGCAATGGGGAGGCCCAGAAGTGA
- a CDS encoding ROK family transcriptional regulator encodes METPGSQTSLHRANLERVVRAVRMAGSLTQAEIARTTGLSAATVSNIVRELKDGGTVEVTPTSAGGRRARSVALSSDAGIVIGVDFGHTHLRVAVGNLAHQVLAEEAEPLDVDASSAEGFDRAEGLVKRLIAATGISQDKVIGVGLGVPGPIDVESGTLGSTSILPGWKGINPSEELSGRLGVPVYVDNDANLGALGELVWGSGRGVKDLAYIKVASGVGAGLVISGQIYRGPGGTAGEIGHITLDESGPVCRCGNRGCLETFTAARYVLPLLQSSHGADLTMERVVQLAREGDPGCRRVIADVGRHIGSGVANLCNLLNPSRVVLGGDLAEAGELVLGPIRDSVSRYAIPSAARQLSVLPGALGGRSEVLGALALVLNEMGDSTLLESALPAGAPAFT; translated from the coding sequence ATGGAGACTCCGGGGTCGCAGACGTCACTGCACCGGGCCAACCTTGAGCGGGTCGTTCGTGCGGTACGCATGGCGGGCTCGCTCACCCAGGCAGAGATCGCCAGGACCACAGGGCTCTCCGCAGCCACGGTCTCCAATATCGTTCGCGAACTGAAGGACGGCGGGACCGTCGAGGTCACGCCGACCTCCGCGGGCGGCCGCCGGGCCCGCAGCGTCGCGCTCAGCAGCGACGCCGGCATCGTCATCGGCGTCGACTTCGGTCATACGCACCTGCGCGTCGCCGTCGGCAATCTCGCGCACCAGGTGCTCGCCGAGGAAGCCGAGCCGCTGGACGTGGACGCCTCGTCCGCCGAAGGCTTCGACCGGGCAGAAGGCCTGGTCAAGCGGCTGATCGCGGCGACCGGCATCAGCCAGGACAAGGTGATCGGCGTCGGTCTCGGCGTACCGGGACCCATCGACGTCGAGTCCGGCACGCTCGGCTCGACCTCGATCCTGCCGGGCTGGAAGGGCATCAACCCGAGCGAGGAGCTGTCCGGCCGCCTCGGTGTGCCCGTGTACGTCGACAACGACGCCAACCTGGGCGCCCTCGGCGAGCTGGTCTGGGGCAGCGGGCGCGGGGTCAAGGACCTGGCATACATCAAGGTCGCGAGCGGTGTCGGCGCCGGCCTTGTGATCAGCGGACAGATCTACCGGGGACCCGGCGGCACGGCCGGCGAGATCGGGCACATCACGCTCGACGAGTCGGGCCCGGTCTGCCGCTGCGGCAACCGGGGCTGCCTGGAGACCTTCACGGCCGCCAGATACGTCCTGCCGCTGCTCCAGTCCAGCCACGGCGCCGATCTGACCATGGAGCGCGTGGTGCAGCTGGCCCGCGAGGGCGATCCCGGCTGCCGCCGGGTGATCGCGGACGTCGGCCGCCACATCGGCAGCGGTGTCGCCAACCTCTGCAACCTCCTCAACCCCAGCCGTGTGGTGCTGGGCGGAGACCTTGCGGAGGCGGGCGAGCTGGTGCTCGGGCCGATCCGCGACTCGGTGTCCAGGTATGCCATCCCCAGCGCGGCCAGGCAGCTTTCGGTGCTGCCGGGAGCGCTCGGCGGGCGATCCGAAGTGCTGGGCGCGCTGGCGCTCGTACTCAATGAAATGGGCGATTCGACCCTTCTGGAAAGTGCCCTGCCCGCTGGCGCCCCTGCCTTCACCTAG
- a CDS encoding sugar ABC transporter permease, with the protein MSTDKIPAPAGGHVVENPEAAHDALTAVDPRLLVRERGFAGYISEFKRKLHAGDLGSIPVVIGLILICVIFQGLNSNFLSAQNLSNIAVTMVATGMMAVGIIFVLLLGEIDLSVGSVSGVSGAIVAVLSVTHGMNEWLAVIVAIAGGAAIGAVHGFFFARIGAPAFAVTLAGLLFWLGFMLQLLGDQGTINLDSDGVVGKLTTYYFTDVAAAYGLAALAVAGFFLSSFFDNRRREAAGVPSRPLMDIVMRTAVLAVVAFAAAIMFNQYKGLPLALLLFLVVLVVTDFVLRRTAYGRKIFALGGSVEASRRAGINVTAVRISVFAIAGTFAAVGGLFWASKIAAANQSAGAGDLLMNVIAAAVIGGTSLFGGRGRTWNALLGVMVIVSIQYGLALEGIATPIQYMITGGVLLATVVIDSVTRKTQKTAGRA; encoded by the coding sequence GTGAGCACCGACAAGATCCCCGCGCCGGCCGGCGGCCACGTCGTCGAGAACCCCGAGGCCGCCCACGACGCGCTCACCGCCGTCGACCCCCGGCTGCTCGTCCGCGAGCGCGGTTTCGCGGGCTACATCTCCGAGTTCAAGCGCAAGCTGCACGCCGGCGACCTGGGCTCGATCCCGGTGGTCATCGGTCTGATCCTCATCTGCGTGATCTTCCAGGGTCTGAACTCGAACTTCCTGTCCGCGCAGAACCTCAGCAACATCGCCGTCACGATGGTCGCCACCGGCATGATGGCCGTCGGCATCATCTTCGTGCTGCTGCTCGGCGAGATCGACCTGTCGGTCGGTTCCGTCAGTGGTGTGTCCGGCGCCATCGTGGCCGTGCTGAGCGTCACGCACGGCATGAACGAGTGGCTCGCGGTGATCGTCGCGATCGCCGGCGGCGCGGCCATCGGCGCGGTCCACGGCTTCTTCTTCGCCCGGATCGGCGCTCCCGCCTTCGCCGTCACACTGGCCGGCCTGCTCTTCTGGCTCGGCTTCATGCTCCAGCTCCTCGGCGACCAGGGCACCATCAACCTGGACAGCGACGGCGTCGTCGGCAAGCTGACCACGTACTACTTCACGGACGTGGCGGCCGCCTACGGCCTCGCCGCTCTCGCGGTGGCCGGCTTCTTCCTCTCGTCCTTCTTCGACAACCGCCGCCGCGAGGCAGCGGGCGTCCCGTCCCGCCCGCTCATGGACATCGTGATGCGTACGGCGGTGCTCGCGGTGGTCGCATTCGCCGCCGCGATCATGTTCAACCAGTACAAGGGCCTGCCCCTGGCGCTGCTGCTCTTCCTCGTGGTGCTGGTGGTGACGGACTTCGTGCTCCGCCGCACCGCCTACGGGCGCAAGATCTTCGCGCTCGGCGGCAGCGTCGAGGCCTCGCGGCGTGCGGGTATCAACGTCACGGCGGTCCGGATCTCGGTCTTCGCGATCGCCGGTACGTTCGCTGCCGTCGGCGGCCTGTTCTGGGCCTCCAAGATCGCCGCCGCCAACCAGAGCGCCGGCGCCGGTGACCTGCTCATGAACGTCATCGCGGCGGCCGTCATCGGCGGCACCAGCCTCTTCGGCGGACGCGGCCGGACCTGGAACGCGCTGCTGGGCGTCATGGTGATCGTCTCGATCCAGTACGGGCTGGCGCTGGAAGGCATCGCCACGCCGATCCAGTACATGATCACCGGTGGTGTTCTGCTGGCGACCGTGGTGATCGACTCCGTCACCCGGAAGACCCAGAAGACCGCGGGCCGCGCCTGA
- the dxs gene encoding 1-deoxy-D-xylulose-5-phosphate synthase: protein MALLTRITGPRDLDRLSPEQLDQLAAEIRTFLVDEVSKTGGHLGPNLGVVELTIALHRVFDSPKDKVLFDTGHQSYVHKLLTGRQDFSKLKMKGGLSGYPSREESEHDVIENSHASTVLGWADGLAKANEVLKKEDHHVVAVIGDGALTGGMAWEALNNIAVAKDRPLVIVVNDNERSYAPTIGGLANHLATLRTTDGYERFLARGKDILERTPVVGKPLYETLHGAKKGLKDFIAPQGMFEDLGLKYVGPIDGHDIEALESALTRAKRFGGPVIVHCLTEKGRGYQPALADEADRFHAVGKIHPDTGLPIASSGVDWTSVFGEEMVKLGKEREDIVAITAAMLQPVGLDKFAKAFPDRVYDVGIAEQHGAVSAAGLATGGLHPVFAVYATFLNRAFDQVLMDVALHKCGVTFVLDRAGITGTDGASHNGMWDMSILQCVPTLRIAAPRDADQVRAQLREAVVVDDAPTVVRFSKGAVGPAVKAVGKVGGMDVLRNADADTERPDVLLVSVGALAPMCLEIADLLDKQGISTTVVDPRWVKPVDEALAPLAEQHRVVVTVEDNSRAGGVGSAIAQALRDAGVDVPLRDFGIPPRFLDHASRKEVMAEIGLTAPDIARQVTGLVSRLDGRLEDTPEAEVARD from the coding sequence GTGGCGCTGCTGACCCGCATTACGGGACCGCGCGATCTGGACCGGCTCAGCCCGGAGCAGCTGGACCAGCTGGCCGCTGAGATCCGGACATTTCTCGTCGACGAGGTCTCCAAGACCGGCGGACACCTGGGCCCCAACCTCGGTGTGGTCGAGCTGACCATCGCACTGCACCGCGTATTCGACTCGCCGAAGGACAAGGTTCTCTTCGACACGGGGCACCAGTCGTACGTACACAAGCTGCTCACCGGCCGCCAGGACTTCTCGAAGCTCAAGATGAAGGGCGGCCTGTCCGGCTACCCGTCGCGCGAGGAGTCCGAGCACGACGTCATCGAGAACTCGCACGCCTCGACCGTCCTCGGCTGGGCCGACGGCCTCGCCAAGGCCAACGAGGTCCTCAAGAAGGAGGACCACCACGTCGTCGCCGTCATCGGTGACGGCGCGCTCACCGGCGGCATGGCCTGGGAGGCGCTGAACAACATCGCCGTCGCCAAGGACCGCCCGCTGGTCATCGTCGTCAACGACAACGAGCGTTCGTACGCCCCGACCATCGGCGGCCTCGCGAACCACCTCGCCACGCTCCGTACGACCGACGGATACGAGCGCTTCCTCGCCCGCGGCAAGGACATCCTGGAGCGCACGCCCGTCGTCGGGAAGCCGCTCTACGAGACCCTGCACGGCGCGAAGAAGGGCCTCAAGGACTTCATCGCCCCGCAGGGCATGTTCGAAGACCTCGGCCTCAAGTACGTCGGCCCGATCGACGGCCACGACATCGAGGCCCTGGAGTCCGCGCTCACCCGCGCCAAGCGCTTCGGCGGCCCCGTCATCGTGCACTGCCTCACCGAGAAGGGCCGCGGCTACCAGCCCGCCCTCGCCGACGAGGCGGACCGCTTCCACGCCGTCGGCAAGATCCACCCCGACACCGGCCTGCCGATCGCCTCGTCCGGCGTCGACTGGACCTCGGTGTTCGGCGAGGAGATGGTCAAGCTCGGCAAGGAGCGCGAGGACATCGTCGCGATCACGGCGGCCATGCTGCAGCCGGTCGGCCTCGACAAATTCGCGAAGGCCTTCCCCGACCGGGTGTACGACGTGGGGATCGCCGAGCAGCACGGCGCGGTCTCCGCGGCCGGTCTGGCCACCGGCGGCCTGCACCCCGTCTTCGCGGTGTACGCGACCTTCCTCAACCGGGCCTTCGACCAGGTCCTGATGGACGTCGCCCTGCACAAGTGCGGCGTCACCTTCGTACTCGACCGCGCGGGCATCACCGGCACCGACGGCGCCTCGCACAACGGCATGTGGGACATGTCGATCCTGCAGTGCGTCCCCACGCTGCGCATCGCCGCGCCGCGCGACGCCGACCAGGTCCGCGCCCAGCTGCGCGAGGCCGTCGTGGTCGACGACGCGCCGACCGTCGTCCGCTTCTCCAAGGGCGCCGTCGGCCCCGCGGTGAAGGCCGTGGGCAAGGTCGGCGGCATGGACGTCCTGCGCAACGCCGACGCGGACACCGAGCGGCCGGACGTCCTGCTCGTCTCCGTCGGGGCGCTTGCGCCGATGTGCCTGGAGATCGCCGACCTGCTCGACAAGCAGGGCATCTCGACGACCGTCGTCGACCCGCGCTGGGTCAAGCCGGTCGACGAGGCGCTCGCGCCGCTCGCCGAGCAGCACCGCGTCGTCGTCACCGTCGAGGACAACAGCCGTGCGGGCGGCGTCGGTTCCGCCATCGCCCAGGCGCTGCGCGACGCGGGCGTCGACGTACCGCTGCGCGACTTCGGCATCC
- a CDS encoding carbohydrate ABC transporter permease: MQHGKYRFIAGFLGAPLALYVIFVIWPFIQSIYYSFTDWTGLSPDFEMVGFDNYSRMLEDQIFWDSLGHSLLFALLLPLVTLGLALFFAFMINVGGRRRKGAAIAGVRGSSFYKVAYFFPQVLSIAIVAVLFAFAYNPNEGAINGLLRAIGLDSIQPQWLGDPDIAIWAVMAVMVWATVGFFVVLFSAGMASIPRDFYEAALLDGASRVTTFFRITIPLLWDTVQSGWVYLGILALGAESFAVVQIMTVGPGGPDYSTTVLVLYVYQTAFRDGQAGYATTIGVALLVITLAFAALVMRLGRRERLEF, encoded by the coding sequence ATGCAACACGGCAAGTACCGGTTCATTGCGGGGTTCTTGGGAGCCCCATTGGCGTTGTATGTAATCTTCGTCATCTGGCCGTTCATCCAGTCCATTTACTACTCGTTCACGGACTGGACCGGCCTGAGCCCGGACTTCGAAATGGTCGGCTTCGACAACTACAGCAGAATGTTGGAAGACCAGATCTTCTGGGATTCTCTGGGGCACAGCCTGCTCTTCGCGCTACTGCTGCCGCTGGTGACGCTCGGCCTCGCGCTTTTCTTCGCCTTCATGATCAATGTGGGCGGGCGGCGCCGGAAGGGCGCCGCCATCGCGGGAGTCCGGGGCTCGTCCTTCTACAAGGTCGCCTACTTCTTCCCGCAGGTGCTCTCGATCGCCATCGTCGCCGTGCTGTTCGCTTTCGCGTACAACCCGAACGAAGGCGCCATCAACGGACTGCTGAGAGCGATCGGTCTCGACAGCATTCAGCCGCAGTGGCTGGGTGACCCGGACATCGCCATCTGGGCAGTCATGGCAGTGATGGTCTGGGCCACCGTGGGCTTCTTCGTGGTGCTCTTCTCCGCGGGCATGGCGTCCATTCCCAGGGACTTCTACGAGGCGGCCCTGCTCGACGGCGCCAGCCGGGTCACCACATTCTTCAGGATCACCATCCCGCTGCTCTGGGACACCGTGCAGTCGGGCTGGGTCTACCTGGGAATCCTCGCCCTCGGCGCGGAATCCTTCGCGGTCGTCCAGATCATGACCGTGGGGCCCGGCGGTCCCGACTACTCGACGACCGTCCTGGTGCTGTACGTCTACCAGACGGCGTTCCGGGACGGCCAGGCAGGCTATGCGACAACGATCGGAGTGGCCCTCCTTGTCATCACCCTGGCCTTCGCGGCCCTGGTGATGCGACTGGGCCGGCGTGAGCGGCTGGAGTTCTGA
- a CDS encoding carbohydrate ABC transporter permease, which produces MKITDTPPADVGAADRPPVQKATVTDPARKRRDVSGSTLNVFSHGVLILWAFMVVMPLLWAVMTSFKDDASIFESPFSLPDKLHFENWSRAWSEAHMSDYFFNTVIVVGGSLVGTLLLGSMAAYVLARFDFPGNRFIYFLFVGGMSFPIMLALVPLFYVLKNMGMLETIPGLILVYIAYSLPFTVFFLTSFFRTLPSSVAEAAMIDGASHTRTFFQVMLPMAKPGLISVGIFNFLGQWNQYMLPTVLNNNPENRVLSQGLVELATSQGYKGDWSGLFAGLVMAMLPVLAAYIIFQRQVVAGLTAGAVK; this is translated from the coding sequence ATGAAGATCACTGACACCCCTCCCGCCGACGTCGGCGCCGCGGACCGCCCGCCGGTGCAGAAGGCGACCGTCACGGACCCCGCCAGGAAGCGGCGCGACGTGAGCGGCAGCACGCTCAACGTCTTCTCGCACGGCGTCCTGATCCTGTGGGCCTTCATGGTCGTCATGCCGCTGCTCTGGGCAGTGATGACGTCCTTCAAGGACGACGCGTCGATCTTCGAGTCGCCGTTCTCGCTGCCGGACAAGCTGCACTTCGAGAACTGGTCGCGCGCCTGGTCCGAAGCGCACATGAGCGACTACTTCTTCAACACCGTCATCGTGGTCGGCGGCTCGCTCGTCGGCACGCTGCTGCTGGGCTCCATGGCGGCGTACGTCCTCGCCCGCTTCGACTTCCCCGGGAACCGCTTCATCTACTTCCTCTTCGTCGGAGGAATGAGCTTCCCGATCATGCTCGCCCTGGTGCCGCTCTTCTACGTACTGAAGAACATGGGGATGCTGGAGACCATCCCCGGCCTGATCCTCGTCTACATCGCGTACTCGCTGCCCTTCACCGTCTTCTTCCTCACGTCGTTCTTCCGTACGCTGCCCAGCTCAGTGGCGGAAGCGGCGATGATCGACGGCGCCTCGCACACCCGGACCTTCTTCCAGGTGATGCTGCCGATGGCCAAGCCCGGCCTGATCAGCGTCGGCATCTTCAATTTCCTGGGGCAGTGGAACCAGTACATGCTGCCGACGGTGCTCAACAACAACCCGGAGAACCGGGTGCTCTCCCAGGGCCTGGTCGAGCTCGCGACCAGTCAGGGATACAAGGGCGACTGGTCGGGGCTCTTCGCCGGTCTGGTGATGGCGATGCTGCCCGTCCTCGCGGCGTACATCATCTTCCAGCGCCAGGTCGTCGCCGGCCTGACCGCGGGCGCCGTGAAGTAG
- a CDS encoding sugar ABC transporter substrate-binding protein produces the protein MRRAAMAVAATAMAVSLAACGSAKESGDKADETAGNKGDALKIGLLLPENQTARYEKFDKPLIEEKISELTDGKAEVVYANAKQDATVQTQQIDTMITNKVDALIVDAVDSKAIANGVKKAKDAGIPVVAFDRLAEGPIDAYTSFDNEEVGHVQGEALLEALGDKAKDAQIVMMNGAITDPNAALFKKGALAELKGKVKIGKSYDTKEWKPENANANMEGAISALGKDKIDGVYSANDGMAGGIITALKAAGFSKLPPVTGQDAELAGVQRIVAGEQFMSVYKPYAPEASAAAEMAVALAKGEKLNNIARDTVDSPTTKGIPTLLVPVISLTQDNIKDTVVKDGVYTVEEICTPKYKAACDKLGLK, from the coding sequence ATGCGTCGTGCCGCCATGGCCGTGGCCGCCACCGCAATGGCCGTTTCCCTCGCCGCCTGTGGCAGCGCCAAGGAGTCCGGAGACAAGGCCGACGAGACAGCCGGGAACAAGGGCGATGCCCTCAAGATCGGCCTGCTCCTGCCCGAGAACCAGACGGCGCGTTACGAGAAGTTCGACAAGCCGCTGATCGAGGAGAAGATCAGCGAGCTGACCGATGGCAAGGCCGAGGTTGTTTACGCCAACGCCAAGCAGGACGCCACCGTCCAGACGCAGCAGATCGACACGATGATCACCAACAAGGTCGACGCGCTGATCGTGGACGCGGTGGACTCCAAGGCGATCGCCAACGGTGTGAAGAAGGCCAAGGACGCGGGCATCCCGGTCGTCGCCTTCGACCGCCTCGCCGAGGGCCCGATCGACGCCTACACGTCCTTCGACAACGAAGAGGTCGGCCACGTCCAGGGCGAGGCCCTGCTCGAGGCGCTGGGCGACAAGGCCAAGGACGCCCAGATCGTCATGATGAACGGCGCCATCACCGACCCGAACGCCGCCCTCTTCAAGAAGGGCGCGCTGGCCGAGCTCAAGGGCAAGGTCAAGATCGGCAAGTCGTACGACACCAAGGAGTGGAAGCCGGAGAACGCCAACGCCAACATGGAAGGCGCGATCTCGGCCCTCGGCAAGGACAAGATCGACGGCGTCTACTCCGCCAACGACGGCATGGCGGGCGGCATCATCACCGCCCTCAAGGCCGCCGGCTTCTCCAAGCTCCCGCCGGTCACCGGCCAGGACGCCGAACTCGCCGGTGTGCAGCGCATCGTCGCCGGTGAGCAGTTCATGAGCGTCTACAAGCCGTACGCCCCTGAGGCGTCCGCCGCCGCCGAGATGGCCGTCGCGCTTGCCAAGGGCGAGAAGCTCAACAACATCGCCAGGGACACCGTGGACAGCCCCACCACCAAGGGCATCCCGACCCTGCTGGTGCCCGTCATCTCGCTGACCCAGGACAACATCAAGGACACTGTCGTCAAGGACGGCGTCTACACGGTCGAAGAGATCTGCACCCCGAAGTACAAGGCCGCCTGCGACAAGCTCGGTCTCAAGTAA